One Bacteroidota bacterium DNA segment encodes these proteins:
- a CDS encoding glycosyltransferase family 9 protein, with the protein MTNTGFSKLGLRLLDRMTDRAPFWVPRLFQRMLLGILGRPVVYQWYLRRYRKQWQSVRSPSKILLIVDINIGDAVLGAQCLPLLQAEFPEAEVHLACNQSGGELLERMPGIFVHNMFRGMRGMPSNEDLARLRALLHCERFSVVLNMCPFISKRTLATHTHHQVLQLYVPFAAYVFRAWKTNEERHVSLLARTFLHEFLENHGAARMEHDEDRIGEFEQHLNTNAVYLGIDAIEDARQFLRTHNLRVGSGMIFYHVDATSRFGLVPFKVLVRLLRHALDNDEISSVLLGQPFTFANLHEQLIRAIPPELKKKLVVIPHVPLGVYTALMDACDMFVAGDTGPLHIAACRKVSADGYPVLRNQTAVLAIYGATDSRMYGYDSTLPYHVPANQDVPSRSVAAPTPCRNITCINKYGKFCQEVRCFDELPVSSIEAHIDSHFHRVAMNRPFQITIPAADRSAISERAFAH; encoded by the coding sequence ATGACGAATACTGGATTCTCGAAGTTAGGTCTTCGATTATTGGACCGGATGACGGACCGCGCTCCGTTTTGGGTGCCGAGACTCTTTCAGCGGATGTTACTTGGCATTCTTGGCCGTCCCGTGGTCTATCAATGGTATTTGAGGCGATATCGGAAACAATGGCAGTCCGTTCGCTCGCCCTCGAAGATTCTACTCATTGTGGATATCAACATCGGCGATGCCGTTCTCGGGGCGCAATGCTTGCCGTTGCTGCAAGCCGAGTTTCCTGAGGCCGAGGTGCATCTGGCATGCAATCAATCTGGCGGTGAGCTTCTCGAGCGTATGCCAGGTATTTTCGTTCACAACATGTTCCGCGGCATGCGAGGGATGCCATCAAACGAGGACCTTGCGCGGCTTCGCGCGCTGCTGCACTGCGAGCGTTTTTCGGTTGTATTGAACATGTGCCCGTTCATCTCGAAGCGAACGCTCGCAACCCACACGCATCACCAAGTGCTGCAACTCTATGTGCCGTTCGCGGCATACGTCTTTCGAGCGTGGAAGACGAACGAAGAGCGCCACGTCTCGTTGCTCGCCCGCACATTTTTGCATGAGTTTCTCGAGAATCATGGTGCGGCTCGAATGGAGCACGATGAAGATCGGATCGGGGAATTTGAACAACATCTCAATACGAACGCGGTCTATCTTGGGATCGATGCCATCGAAGACGCCCGGCAATTTCTTAGGACTCATAACCTACGCGTCGGAAGCGGAATGATCTTTTACCATGTGGATGCAACCTCTCGGTTTGGGCTGGTCCCATTCAAGGTCCTGGTCCGCTTGCTTCGGCATGCGCTCGATAATGATGAGATCTCTTCGGTCCTGCTTGGACAGCCATTTACTTTCGCAAATCTCCACGAGCAACTAATTCGAGCCATCCCGCCCGAACTCAAAAAAAAGTTGGTAGTTATTCCGCACGTTCCGCTTGGGGTCTATACCGCGCTCATGGATGCGTGTGATATGTTCGTGGCCGGCGATACCGGTCCTTTACATATTGCGGCTTGTCGTAAGGTTTCGGCCGATGGCTATCCGGTGCTGCGGAATCAGACCGCGGTGCTGGCTATCTATGGTGCGACAGATTCCCGCATGTACGGCTACGATTCCACACTGCCATATCATGTACCCGCGAATCAGGATGTGCCGTCACGATCCGTTGCGGCGCCGACCCCCTGCCGGAATATTACCTGCATCAATAAGTACGGAAAATTCTGTCAGGAAGTCCGATGCTTCGATGAGCTTCCTGTGTCCTCGATCGAGGCGCACATTGACAGCCATTTCCACCGCGTTGCAATGAATCGGCCCTTCCAAATCACTATTCCGGCAGCGGACCGCTCTGCCATTTCAGAACGTGCCTTCGCTCATTAA
- a CDS encoding RNA polymerase sigma factor, with protein sequence MGPETTVETTHEDFWELVDRERHSLWQLARGLARSYDEACDLMSDTWVAAYRSFPNLRDPSAFHAFVSTIAVRLHRRRRWRGRLFVPLSEAGEAPYELTSESAYDLAVLIAALNRLPLREREALVLFELSGLSLKEIQTIQGISLSGVKSRLARARRSIKTMLSDTPTELSEAVLSTGLLDATLRFQQS encoded by the coding sequence ATGGGTCCAGAGACAACGGTGGAAACGACACACGAAGATTTTTGGGAATTGGTCGATCGCGAACGCCACAGCCTCTGGCAGTTGGCGCGAGGGCTCGCGCGGTCGTATGATGAAGCGTGCGATCTCATGAGTGATACATGGGTCGCGGCCTATCGGAGTTTCCCGAACTTGCGCGATCCCTCCGCCTTTCATGCATTCGTAAGCACGATCGCAGTACGGTTGCATCGCCGCCGGAGATGGCGTGGGCGGCTCTTTGTGCCTCTTTCGGAAGCCGGTGAAGCACCTTACGAACTGACGAGTGAATCTGCTTACGATCTTGCAGTATTGATCGCTGCTCTAAACCGGCTTCCACTCCGTGAACGGGAGGCCCTTGTTCTTTTTGAGCTGTCCGGGTTATCTCTCAAAGAGATTCAGACAATTCAAGGGATCAGTCTTTCCGGTGTCAAATCGCGACTGGCGCGGGCGCGACGGAGCATCAAAACCATGCTGTCGGACACGCCAACAGAGCTATCGGAAGCGGTGCTGAGTACTGGGCTGCTTGATGCAACGCTTCGCTTTCAACAATCATGA
- a CDS encoding YceI family protein codes for MTTKLMGYTMVKTHFVLAFTIAILLLAGSTFAQGLAVASNGSETVTFNDKVGHNQFIWISDAPLESIKGSSEGVSGTLTLDPRDLSTLRGSVQTKSATMKTGNATRDNHLQSAEWIDARRFPAIGFTITSMKDVKTSGNIATGNAIGTFSLHGVTKTVTIPFKMTYVPESDKTRQRAPGDLVMITADFTISLKDFNIAGTEGNIGSKVGETIKISAQLFGNAEKKSTT; via the coding sequence ATGACAACCAAACTTATGGGATACACAATGGTCAAAACACATTTCGTTCTCGCGTTTACGATCGCGATATTGCTGCTGGCTGGAAGCACGTTCGCACAAGGGCTTGCAGTTGCGAGCAATGGCTCCGAGACGGTTACGTTCAACGATAAAGTCGGCCATAACCAGTTTATCTGGATCAGCGACGCCCCGCTCGAGAGCATTAAGGGCTCCAGCGAAGGTGTGAGTGGAACGCTCACCCTCGATCCCCGGGATCTTTCCACATTGCGTGGTTCGGTCCAGACAAAATCTGCGACCATGAAGACCGGCAATGCGACCCGCGACAACCACCTGCAAAGTGCCGAATGGATTGACGCGCGGCGCTTCCCGGCGATTGGCTTTACTATTACGAGCATGAAAGACGTCAAGACCAGTGGCAATATTGCTACCGGTAATGCAATCGGGACATTCTCGCTGCATGGTGTGACCAAGACAGTGACAATTCCATTCAAGATGACCTACGTGCCAGAAAGCGACAAGACGCGGCAGCGGGCTCCAGGCGATCTCGTCATGATTACCGCAGACTTTACGATTTCGCTCAAAGACTTTAACATCGCCGGGACTGAAGGCAATATTGGCAGCAAGGTCGGCGAAACCATCAAGATTTCCGCGCAGCTTTTCGGCAATGCGGAGAAAAAAAGCACGACATAA
- a CDS encoding aminotransferase class V-fold PLP-dependent enzyme, with translation MDRRTFLKMTATSAALNVAFRDISLAVTNGRLKQIPIAEDEQYWSLIRDEFPISREVLYFNNGTMGPSPLVVTDRVTKRIEHVDATGDYGGDYEGIRKAIARVINAKSGDDIAFTHNVSEAVSIVSSGIDLKAGDEVLLTNQEHAGNAIPWLARKNRDGIVIKFIPLTNEKWEPYSDDEFLQRIKDAITPRTRAISMPHLTCTTGHLLPIKRISQLAREHGIWMIADGAHPPGMLQTDVQDLGVHAYASCGHKWLCGPKGIGFLYIASDFREHVIPTWSGGEADKYWGYDARLEFLPTASRYDFATQNFALFDGLHCAIEFQEKIGFDKIEQRVIHLTTMLRNGLKDLAPGHFHFLTPPSSMTGITTIKLENMDYKDFYEKMWAKRKVRTRIVPEGGLEASRFSVHIYTSEADVAAFLDTAKSTLS, from the coding sequence ATGGACCGAAGAACATTCTTGAAAATGACTGCAACGTCTGCTGCGCTGAACGTTGCTTTCCGTGATATTTCACTGGCCGTCACCAACGGACGCTTGAAACAGATCCCAATTGCCGAAGATGAGCAGTACTGGTCGCTTATTCGCGATGAGTTTCCCATTTCGCGCGAAGTCCTCTATTTCAACAATGGCACGATGGGCCCCAGCCCGCTCGTGGTCACCGACCGAGTAACGAAACGCATCGAGCATGTCGATGCCACGGGTGACTACGGTGGGGATTACGAAGGAATTCGCAAAGCTATCGCCCGGGTCATCAATGCAAAGAGCGGTGATGATATTGCCTTCACGCATAACGTCAGCGAAGCAGTCTCCATTGTGTCAAGTGGTATTGACTTAAAGGCCGGCGATGAAGTTCTGCTGACGAATCAGGAACATGCCGGCAATGCGATTCCCTGGCTTGCACGGAAGAATCGCGACGGCATTGTCATCAAATTCATCCCACTCACGAACGAAAAGTGGGAGCCATACAGCGACGATGAATTCTTGCAGCGGATCAAAGACGCGATCACGCCGCGCACGCGCGCCATTTCAATGCCGCACCTGACCTGCACGACTGGCCATTTGCTGCCGATCAAGCGCATTTCGCAACTTGCTCGCGAGCATGGCATCTGGATGATCGCCGATGGCGCTCATCCGCCGGGAATGCTTCAGACGGACGTGCAGGACTTAGGAGTCCATGCGTATGCCTCATGCGGTCACAAATGGCTCTGCGGACCCAAAGGAATCGGATTCCTATACATCGCCTCCGACTTCCGGGAGCATGTGATTCCGACATGGAGTGGCGGAGAAGCGGATAAGTATTGGGGTTATGATGCCCGTTTGGAGTTCCTGCCAACCGCTTCGCGCTACGATTTCGCAACGCAAAACTTTGCGCTCTTCGATGGATTGCACTGTGCGATCGAGTTTCAGGAGAAGATTGGATTTGATAAGATCGAGCAACGTGTGATCCATCTGACGACCATGCTTCGCAATGGCTTGAAGGATTTGGCGCCGGGACATTTCCATTTCTTAACCCCGCCGAGTTCGATGACCGGTATTACGACGATCAAGCTGGAGAACATGGACTATAAGGATTTCTACGAAAAGATGTGGGCGAAGCGCAAAGTCCGCACCCGTATCGTGCCGGAGGGAGGCCTGGAAGCCAGCCGGTTCAGCGTCCACATTTACACATCGGAAGCCGATGTTGCCGCGTTTTTGGATACGGCAAAGTCCACGCTTTCATAA
- a CDS encoding DUF4062 domain-containing protein: MAASQHSNELRLFVSSTFRDLQPEREQLVKKVFPRIRKECRARGVEFIEIDLRWGITEEESRTGKTIRICLEEIDRCRPYFIGIIGSRYGWVPGITEIEKDPEMLEHYPWLREFAEQEKSIIEMEFAHGAVLRKNDSAFFYEQQQNPLLFKERKQASELDALKHTIQSSGASYRQFASPEELGEQVLNDLLALLDRDFPVRQNLTPLEHERIEHEAYARNRRQSYVANPEYYDAFVKHLASDGPPLIFWGKSGLGKSALMAYLAHEYQSQNPNAFVIQHFIGAAEGSDPEDVMRQVMGEIKERYNLSEEIPSGDNTLREEFPVWLAKVGQNPRLEKAGEPEKLIILIDALNQLTGIAPEMHWLPDFIPANVRLVLSTTEGVPLDQLRKRQWQELELQPLTESDRKRIAEEFLDRYSKTLDAADLHLLAADPKSSSPLFLRTVLDELRIFGGHSALHDHLEDYLASKDERELFQKVLARMEHDHGAETVGSILTAIWASRHGLSESELMEITGMSRMALSQLMIAMEYHLMQREGYHTFFHNYLREAIELRYLPNDAARKAAHTKLAGYFSKREYSPRRRDEEPWQWREAGDLDALFRCFADPDLFTLFESEDQRYHFIAYLQSFERDRIFMLAAKLHSAMQSDDTFERRISLARVARIGGFYDAASEILAAVTTLADQALLDYKTSLDLKRELAQLFCEKHEYRQALPLSEEVVSIIEAKDGLCAELFDAMIDLSTVMNGIADYEGAERVIRGALTFGIVAPKARRLDAMQNLAVFILAQDRREEAIALHELTLSDSIKSQGKLHPASLAYSMNLSAALIFDKRYADALIILKDILPSIRNSLGEKHNWYFGCLESLSKIFLETGDYDQAERTIMELVTKSSQAQGLESERTILYQLGLGRVYFAKGDLPRAFAAYQTYLPALILLLGSEHPIVIRSIKTQRDIAAAIEQLE, translated from the coding sequence ATGGCTGCCTCACAGCATTCCAACGAACTCCGCCTTTTCGTCTCATCGACGTTTCGGGATCTCCAGCCCGAGCGCGAGCAATTGGTCAAGAAAGTCTTTCCCCGCATCCGAAAGGAATGCCGTGCCCGGGGTGTGGAATTCATTGAGATCGATCTCCGATGGGGTATCACCGAGGAAGAATCCCGGACTGGCAAAACAATCCGGATTTGCTTAGAAGAGATCGACCGGTGCCGCCCGTACTTCATTGGGATTATCGGCTCGCGCTATGGATGGGTACCGGGCATCACGGAAATAGAAAAGGACCCGGAGATGCTCGAGCATTATCCGTGGCTCCGCGAGTTTGCCGAGCAAGAAAAGAGCATCATCGAGATGGAGTTCGCACACGGGGCGGTGTTGCGCAAAAATGATAGCGCCTTCTTTTACGAACAACAACAGAACCCCCTCCTTTTCAAAGAGCGTAAGCAAGCTTCAGAACTTGATGCACTCAAGCACACCATCCAATCCTCGGGCGCTTCGTATCGCCAATTTGCATCGCCTGAAGAACTCGGCGAGCAAGTCCTCAATGATCTCCTCGCGCTACTCGACCGCGACTTCCCTGTTCGCCAAAACCTGACGCCGCTCGAACACGAACGCATCGAACACGAAGCGTATGCGAGAAACCGGAGGCAGTCTTACGTTGCAAATCCAGAGTATTACGATGCCTTCGTAAAGCATCTCGCCTCCGATGGCCCACCTCTGATTTTTTGGGGCAAATCGGGTTTGGGAAAGAGCGCGCTTATGGCCTATCTCGCGCATGAGTATCAGTCGCAGAATCCAAACGCGTTCGTCATTCAGCATTTTATCGGTGCCGCCGAAGGAAGCGATCCCGAAGACGTGATGCGCCAGGTGATGGGCGAGATCAAAGAGCGCTACAATCTTTCAGAAGAGATTCCGAGCGGTGATAACACGCTCCGAGAGGAATTCCCGGTATGGCTTGCGAAGGTGGGTCAGAATCCCCGCCTTGAAAAGGCGGGGGAGCCTGAAAAGCTCATCATTCTCATCGACGCACTTAACCAACTCACCGGCATCGCTCCGGAGATGCACTGGCTACCGGATTTCATCCCGGCGAATGTTCGGCTTGTGCTATCGACGACGGAAGGGGTGCCGCTCGATCAGCTTCGCAAGCGCCAGTGGCAAGAGCTCGAACTGCAGCCGCTGACCGAATCAGATCGCAAGCGGATTGCAGAGGAATTTCTCGATCGCTACAGCAAAACGCTTGACGCCGCTGATCTCCATCTGCTGGCGGCAGACCCGAAATCATCGAGCCCGCTCTTTTTGCGGACTGTGCTCGACGAACTCCGGATCTTCGGCGGACACTCGGCGCTGCACGATCATCTCGAAGATTATCTCGCGAGCAAGGATGAGCGCGAGCTGTTCCAGAAGGTCCTTGCTCGGATGGAACACGATCATGGGGCTGAGACTGTGGGGAGCATCCTGACAGCGATATGGGCTTCACGGCATGGGCTGTCGGAGTCCGAGTTGATGGAGATCACCGGGATGTCCCGCATGGCGCTCTCACAGCTTATGATTGCGATGGAATACCACCTCATGCAGCGGGAGGGGTATCACACGTTCTTCCATAATTATCTGCGCGAGGCGATCGAGCTTCGATATCTGCCGAATGACGCGGCGCGCAAGGCCGCACACACCAAACTTGCCGGATACTTTTCGAAACGCGAATACAGTCCGCGCCGACGGGATGAAGAGCCGTGGCAATGGCGAGAAGCCGGAGATTTGGACGCACTCTTTCGCTGCTTCGCCGATCCCGATCTGTTCACGCTGTTCGAGAGCGAGGATCAGCGGTATCACTTTATTGCATACCTGCAAAGCTTCGAGCGGGATCGAATTTTCATGCTAGCTGCCAAGCTCCATTCGGCGATGCAAAGCGATGACACCTTCGAACGCCGTATCTCGCTTGCGCGCGTCGCCCGCATCGGGGGGTTCTACGATGCCGCTTCTGAAATTCTTGCGGCGGTTACTACACTCGCAGACCAGGCATTGCTCGACTATAAGACTTCGCTCGATTTGAAACGCGAGCTGGCGCAACTGTTTTGCGAGAAGCATGAGTACCGGCAGGCGCTTCCTTTGTCTGAGGAAGTCGTCTCAATAATTGAAGCGAAAGATGGCCTATGTGCAGAACTGTTCGATGCCATGATTGATCTTTCGACGGTGATGAATGGGATAGCCGACTATGAGGGGGCAGAACGGGTTATTCGAGGCGCGCTTACATTTGGCATCGTGGCCCCGAAAGCAAGACGCCTGGATGCGATGCAAAATCTGGCTGTCTTCATTCTCGCACAGGACCGTCGCGAGGAGGCGATCGCTCTGCACGAGTTGACGTTGAGCGATTCCATTAAATCGCAAGGGAAATTGCACCCGGCATCTCTTGCTTATTCGATGAATCTCAGTGCGGCATTGATCTTTGACAAAAGGTATGCGGATGCGCTAATCATCTTGAAAGACATTCTGCCCTCGATTAGAAATTCTCTTGGCGAAAAGCATAATTGGTATTTCGGATGTCTTGAATCTCTTAGCAAAATATTTCTCGAAACCGGCGACTATGACCAAGCCGAACGCACAATTATGGAGCTTGTCACCAAATCGAGTCAGGCTCAAGGGCTTGAAAGTGAAAGGACAATCCTATATCAACTTGGCCTCGGTCGTGTGTATTTTGCGAAAGGGGATCTCCCAAGGGCATTCGCAGCTTACCAGACGTACCTCCCTGCCCTCATTCTGCTGCTTGGGAGTGAGCATCCGATTGTGATCCGCAGCATTAAGACGCAAAGGGATATTGCCGCCGCCATAGAGCAGTTGGAGTAA
- a CDS encoding biotin--[acetyl-CoA-carboxylase] ligase yields the protein MWNILEFDEVLSTSTLAKERWIAGEAKHGDVFQARHQTGGRGRIAGRQWHDQSGASLLMTILLEHLPDTVLRHATLDSLQSFQMMAAHATIAAVRELASTSIEPERLAIKEPNDILLDGLKLCGILTEAVWQGDALRALFIGIGLNVHQWGFEGTLAETAISLEQARISTTVNNVRDEILRAIERTLLSPFSVT from the coding sequence ATGTGGAATATTTTAGAATTCGATGAAGTCCTCTCCACCAGCACGCTTGCGAAAGAGCGATGGATTGCAGGCGAGGCGAAGCATGGCGATGTGTTCCAGGCCCGGCACCAGACTGGTGGCCGCGGGCGCATTGCCGGCCGTCAGTGGCACGACCAGTCGGGAGCATCATTGCTCATGACAATTCTTCTTGAGCATTTGCCGGACACTGTACTTCGCCATGCGACGCTAGACAGTTTACAATCATTCCAAATGATGGCGGCGCACGCCACGATTGCGGCGGTCCGTGAACTCGCCAGCACTTCGATCGAACCGGAACGGCTGGCAATAAAAGAGCCGAACGACATCCTGCTCGATGGCCTGAAGCTATGCGGCATCCTGACCGAGGCTGTCTGGCAAGGCGATGCATTGCGCGCACTCTTTATTGGGATCGGGCTGAACGTTCATCAGTGGGGCTTTGAAGGCACGCTCGCAGAAACAGCCATCTCTCTTGAACAAGCGCGGATCTCGACAACGGTGAATAATGTGCGCGACGAAATTCTTCGTGCCATAGAAAGAACTCTCCTCTCTCCGTTCTCCGTTACGTAA
- a CDS encoding Rieske 2Fe-2S domain-containing protein, with translation MKLTRRGFLAGAGKLTGGVAMGLAVLPVIEACLPTSAPIIPIAASNPVGPDGKVAVDVSDITPSHPYKVASGITGPDGMGVLITLTNGTTWHAFSQRCTHASCPVDSQLAGTDIHCSCHNSYFTLEGSVVSGPAPSPLVAYDTTYDAAAKVLQVKLV, from the coding sequence ATGAAATTAACTCGAAGAGGTTTTCTTGCCGGAGCAGGCAAACTAACGGGGGGCGTGGCGATGGGCCTGGCGGTTCTGCCTGTTATTGAGGCATGTCTTCCCACGTCTGCGCCGATTATCCCGATTGCGGCTTCAAATCCGGTTGGACCAGATGGCAAGGTTGCCGTTGACGTATCGGATATCACTCCGTCGCATCCCTACAAAGTGGCTTCCGGAATTACAGGGCCGGATGGGATGGGGGTCCTCATCACCTTGACCAACGGCACCACTTGGCATGCCTTCTCGCAACGATGCACGCACGCGAGCTGTCCGGTTGATTCTCAACTGGCCGGAACCGACATCCACTGCTCTTGCCATAATTCGTACTTCACCCTCGAAGGGTCCGTGGTTTCCGGCCCCGCGCCATCGCCGCTCGTCGCATACGATACGACATACGACGCGGCAGCGAAGGTGCTCCAAGTGAAGCTGGTCTAA
- a CDS encoding type III pantothenate kinase: MSLLAVDIGNTSTTLGFFDEQGTLRHRFDIPTRTLTHRALTHETLDAPLAPLGKPVTIGIASVVPWASDELIVVLHEIYPDATVLVISSSNLPLQIRYPHPEELGTDRLLGALAAFRLFGEREHRPCIVIDLGTATTYDCITSDGVFLGGAIAPGLELSAEALAQRASQLPSIALSFPDNVIGQTTVESMQSGVLFGGVAAIEGMIERLRQAAFPEERPIVIATGGLSKLIEGRTQAFTHVDPALVLEGIRIAAELSAEQASESEELVDTTNTIKL, encoded by the coding sequence ATGTCACTACTTGCTGTCGATATTGGGAATACGTCGACGACGCTTGGCTTCTTCGACGAGCAGGGTACGTTGCGTCATCGGTTCGATATTCCGACACGCACGCTGACGCATCGTGCGCTGACGCACGAAACGCTCGATGCTCCACTCGCTCCGCTCGGGAAACCCGTTACGATCGGCATCGCGAGTGTCGTGCCGTGGGCATCCGATGAGTTGATTGTCGTTCTGCATGAGATTTATCCCGACGCGACCGTACTTGTAATTTCGAGCTCGAACTTGCCACTCCAAATCCGATATCCGCATCCCGAAGAACTTGGGACGGACCGGCTCCTGGGAGCACTGGCAGCCTTTCGGCTCTTCGGCGAACGCGAACACCGGCCCTGCATCGTGATCGATCTTGGCACCGCCACGACCTATGACTGCATAACAAGCGATGGCGTGTTCCTGGGCGGCGCAATTGCTCCGGGCCTCGAACTTAGCGCCGAAGCACTTGCTCAGCGCGCCTCGCAACTGCCATCGATTGCACTCTCCTTTCCGGATAACGTGATCGGCCAAACGACTGTCGAAAGTATGCAGTCCGGCGTGCTATTTGGTGGCGTCGCTGCAATCGAAGGTATGATCGAGCGGTTGCGTCAGGCGGCGTTCCCCGAGGAACGCCCGATTGTGATCGCAACAGGTGGATTGTCCAAACTCATTGAAGGTCGCACGCAGGCATTCACGCATGTGGACCCGGCACTCGTGCTGGAAGGCATCAGAATCGCTGCCGAACTTTCGGCTGAGCAGGCATCCGAATCCGAAGAATTGGTCGACACCACCAACACAATTAAACTTTAG
- the prmC gene encoding peptide chain release factor N(5)-glutamine methyltransferase yields the protein MTWEELVAEASMRLKTAGIDDAQANAEYMAAFVSGVRGRAEWRAIRRGKVRQEQADAFNELIVRRELHEPLQYILGEWEFFGLPIIVRPGVLIPRPETEILVEEALKEAAVMPAGITIVDVGTGSGAIALAMAKHLPAARVHGVDVSATAIAIAEENQARLDLANVQFRQSDMMQPEWLGTLQGTIHLLLSNPPYVSLEDFETLEPELREHEPREALTDEGTGLTFYCRLAEQAGALLAPSGRLLVELGFGLSERVADIMSSAGLYVLRIVPDLAGIPRVLVASRR from the coding sequence ATGACTTGGGAAGAACTGGTCGCTGAGGCCTCGATGAGACTCAAGACGGCCGGAATCGACGATGCGCAAGCGAATGCCGAGTATATGGCAGCGTTCGTCAGTGGCGTTCGAGGCCGCGCGGAGTGGCGAGCCATACGGCGTGGAAAAGTCCGGCAGGAGCAAGCCGATGCGTTCAACGAGTTGATCGTTCGGCGCGAGCTTCACGAGCCGCTGCAGTATATCCTCGGCGAGTGGGAATTCTTTGGACTACCAATCATCGTTCGACCCGGCGTACTGATCCCGAGACCCGAAACGGAAATCCTGGTCGAGGAGGCGCTCAAAGAAGCGGCTGTCATGCCAGCAGGAATCACGATTGTCGATGTCGGCACTGGCTCTGGGGCGATCGCGCTGGCTATGGCAAAACATCTACCAGCCGCCAGAGTGCATGGTGTGGACGTAAGCGCAACAGCGATCGCGATTGCAGAAGAAAATCAAGCGCGACTTGATCTTGCGAACGTGCAATTCCGCCAAAGCGACATGATGCAGCCGGAATGGCTCGGCACCCTGCAAGGAACAATCCATCTGCTGCTGAGCAATCCTCCATACGTGAGCCTTGAGGATTTTGAGACACTCGAACCGGAATTGCGCGAGCACGAGCCTCGCGAAGCGCTGACCGATGAGGGTACTGGTCTTACCTTCTATTGCCGACTTGCCGAGCAGGCCGGAGCATTGCTCGCTCCTTCAGGCCGGTTGCTCGTGGAACTTGGATTCGGTCTGAGCGAGCGTGTTGCAGACATTATGAGCAGTGCCGGACTGTATGTCTTGCGGATCGTCCCCGATCTGGCAGGTATCCCTCGAGTTCTTGTCGCGAGCCGACGTTGA
- a CDS encoding LysE family transporter produces the protein MLGFLAAIPVGASQFETARRALAGYLGSAFAVVAGSVSSDLVYGSAAMFGLALFMQRPEVEAVFWLVNAILTMILGIAAIRESREEEEMPRSTATAKPGDTPSRLRNPAIGYVTGFSLAFTNPMMIAWWLLAARFVKDLGITGELTLQTRVLFLVAGGLGIGSYLSLLAITTYRAKKSITRERTKKVTIGFGVAMIVLAIYFTVRAIMVIEG, from the coding sequence GTGTTAGGATTTCTTGCAGCGATTCCGGTCGGTGCCTCGCAATTCGAGACGGCTCGACGTGCCCTGGCCGGATACCTCGGTTCCGCGTTTGCCGTTGTTGCAGGTTCGGTATCGTCGGATCTCGTTTATGGATCGGCCGCGATGTTCGGGTTGGCATTGTTCATGCAGCGGCCCGAAGTCGAAGCTGTATTCTGGTTGGTCAATGCGATTCTCACGATGATCTTGGGAATAGCCGCCATCCGAGAAAGCCGGGAGGAGGAGGAGATGCCGCGATCGACGGCCACAGCCAAGCCGGGGGACACCCCAAGCCGATTGCGGAATCCAGCGATCGGCTACGTGACGGGATTCTCGCTGGCCTTCACCAACCCGATGATGATCGCGTGGTGGCTGTTGGCAGCTCGGTTCGTAAAGGATCTGGGGATTACGGGCGAGCTTACTCTCCAGACGCGGGTACTCTTCCTGGTTGCCGGAGGTCTCGGAATTGGCTCCTACTTGTCGCTGCTGGCAATCACCACCTACCGAGCAAAGAAGTCAATCACGAGGGAGCGTACGAAGAAGGTCACGATCGGCTTTGGAGTCGCGATGATCGTATTGGCAATATATTTTACCGTGAGAGCGATCATGGTGATCGAAGGATGA